Genomic segment of Mercurialis annua linkage group LG6, ddMerAnnu1.2, whole genome shotgun sequence:
CATATGTCTCATCATAAAAATAGTTTTGAGTTACAAAAGCAAGCTCGGAGTTGACCCAATGACCTCGTAGTGGAAATTTCATATGCCATACTTCAAAATCACAATTAGAGGAACTGGAGATTGACAAGATTTCCAGGTAGATTAATGTGGATAATTAGGCATGCTATTCAGAAACAAATGGAACTCATTTTCTTCATGTTCAAAGACTCGAGAggtacaatatttttaaaaatttaagagttaaaatctATGGcttaaaagtttgtaaactgtGATATATGTtctacatgattaaaatgaaaacaatgCATCATAAATATTTGAAAGAAATATAACGCATTGTCCCACATTCCATGGTAACAAAAGAAAGCATTTCTACTCCTTCCCAAAATCTGCATTATAGTGCGCGCTAGATTCAAGTTTTCTTTGCCTCATTCAGCTTCCTCACAGCCtgcaaaattgaaaagaaaatgtgTATTTAAGCACATCCAGCAACTTTATTGCAGAAAGCATGTAATCTGAACTTAGTTCCTTGTTTGTACCAATCTCAATGTCACACGATGCAATTATTAAACTTTAGAAAGCACATAAACTAAACTTAGTTCCTTATTACCACATTTAATAATTAGCATATAGAGAGAGATGAGATCGATTTTGGTAATAGAAATCATAGAATTACCTTCATAAAGTCTTCATGAATGACATAATCACGTTTTGCTCGAATTGCTGACATTCCAGCTTCCGTGCAAACATTGCGAAGATCGGCTCCATTAAAACCCTGTGATAGTTGTAAGAATATTATAAGTAATAACTAATACGGATTAGTAAATGTATAAAACATGCAAAACAATTATTTGGCTTACCTCTGCAAGTTTCACAACAGCTTCATAGTCGATCTCCCCATGCTTTGCGATTCCAGCATCATGAATCTTAAGAATTTCCATTCTCGACTGTTCATTTGGTAATGGAATCTCTATTTTTCTGTCTAATCTCCCAGGACGGAGAAGTGCAGGATCGAGAACGTTAGGTCGGTTTGTTGTCATTATCATTTTAACCTATTATTcataaacaaacataaaattttatcataaagATTACCATATGGAAGTTGCCAAAAGGGGGAAAAAAGAGGGTTTACATGAAGAGTGGTCACATGACATGCAGAAAATAACACTTCAATGTACTTAAATAGTCTACTTTATGAAGCTGCAAAGCTTAACCAATAGTCATGAATAAACAGAAAGAAATGCTTTTTCTGGAGGCCCAAGAGAATGCAGTTTATTGAAGCTACAGAACTCCAAGTATCAGAAAATGAAAAACAAGCAAATTTAATCGGATATATAGCCGAATGTATTCAGAACCAGACCATTCTTAACTTGCCCATCAAAATACTGAACAATGAATTGTATTGTGGAATATGAAttaccaataaaaaaaattcattaaggTAATCTTTTTTTTTGCCTTTTACTAAATAACTGGGCTTCAGTTTAACAGAAAAAACAGACCATGTGCTGCATCAAGTATAAGAAATATGATGGAAAGTAGACAAACATGCACCAACTTTGAAAGAGTAGACTACACGAATGAAAATGTTTCAAGTGTAAACAATGTTAGATAAGGTTAAATTTATAGACTAAAATACCTTCCCAAGCTGATCAAACCCATCGAGCTGGTTAAGTAACTCCATTAGTGTTCTCTGAATTTCACGATCAGCACTTGTTCCTTCACTAAATCGGTGTCCACCAATGGCATCAATTTCATCCATGAAAATGATGCAGGGCTGGGCAAACAGAAGCAATCAGTAGCATTATTGGTGGAATCAGGTATGAATGCCACAGAAAATCAAATCCATGTTCCATTACTCTTACCTGACGATCACGtgcatatccaaacatttcccttatAAACCTAGCACTTTCTCCAATATACTTATCAATAATGGCACTTGAAACAACCATCACAAAAATAAAAGCATGTGTTAAATTAGAGAACCACTTGCAGTCAACAGAATTCAGGATACATAAAGGATAAGTTGGTAAGATAATAATTTATCTTCAAAAAGTTAGCGTCTATATTACTCGCAATAGCCCTAGCCAATAATGTCTTTCTAGTACCAGGAGGTCCATATAAAAGGACACCCTGAAACACAGAGCATATGCAGTCGTGAGGAGCACATTAAGTAACTTCATTGACTTTGGACAAGGGAGAAGAGAACaagaaatacaaaataaatggaaTGACCAAATAATCACCTTGGGAGGTTTAATTCCCACTCTTATAAAAAGCTCAGGGTTCATAAGAGGTAGCTCAATAGATTCCCTCAATTCTCTAATTTGATCAGATAGACCACACACGGCTGAATAGCTGACATTACCAGGATCTTCATGCAGCATATTATAAACAATTGGATCTACCTGTAAGCCCATGGCACAAAAAGATAAGACGTTGTGAGTTATACAACCAGCATGAAGCTCaaacagaaaaagaaaattgtaaATAAGTGACAGCAGCCTGAAAACAAATAACTCGTCTCGCGTGGAAGAGCACGCATATTTGTAAGTGTTGTCATATCAAGAACGACTCTAGTTCCTTGAACTAGTTTTTCCTTATCCACCTTGATGCGGCAACCAACCACATACCGAGGTCCACTGCTTCCTTTAACAATCACTGAAACATAATGGAAATAACAATAACCCCTATATTATGCTTTGCTCGCCCATTATGCCTTAAAACACAATTTCTAGAGCAAGAAATTGAGAATCATGagaaaaatttgaaatcaaaagaACTCCTAGTGCCACATTTACAAtgtaattgctaaaaaagagataAAAGTTATATATAGTAGACGTATTTATAAACCACACCTAATTAAAACATGCAATTGAAACATACATGTAAAAATTCATAAGAAATAggattaatttctaaaaaaatcacgaactttacacgaagtttcattttaatcatgaactttaaaagttgccatttaaaggcatgaactttcattttgtttcaaatctatcatttcagtgtatttttattgactaaattcttcaataaaccattaatgaaagacccaaattataaatcgacattaaatcttattatcttttagtcaGAGTATATagaattaggaatttttggttcgataaaatataccggattttactttggcgatagatttgaaacaaaatgaaagttcgtgcctttaaatgacaacttttaaagttcatgattaaaatgaaacttcgtgtaaagttcgtgatttttttagaaattaaccctaaGAAATAACAAAAGAAGAATTCTGATAAACTTACAGTGTTCATTGTCAAGAGATCGGAGTACTTCTCCAATGATCTGACCAACACTTTGAAGAGATTTCAAATCATCCTCGGTCTTGTTAAACTCTTTCTTTGTAGATCTCAAATTTTCCCTCACTGCAACAACATAACCTCAAAATTAAAGCTCCAATTTCTACAAAAATGTCCAATTTTTCAAAAcaacagaacaaaaaaaattacatacaaTTCAAGAGTCTGAAAGCTCACAGTTTTAGCCGATGAGCAAAACAAGTTACAAAAACCAGCCATTTGAGTATAAACATAAAAAGGGTACAAAAAGCGCGCAGTATTGTGATTATCGatcataatcataattaaatatataaacttttaTTCTACTCCAATTTAAACAATGTGAAACAATATAAgtatatttaaacttttatttactccaatttaaacaaattactACAATTagaactgaaaattaaaaaatggttaaagttgaagattttaaaaaagaagaccataaacacaaaaaaaaatagaatgcTTTTGGATGGTTAAGCCAAAAAATAAAGGGAAAAAAAACATAGTaagtgataaaaaaaaggtgaattgcttatGTATCAGAATTAAATTGGGAATACACATTAAAAACTTTTAGGGTAATTACTTGAAGAAACATGAGtagaagaatttttttttgccaatcAAGTATATTATGGTTATATAATTAggatttacaaaaattaaatcgaACTGAaaatttaatcttaattaataaatgaacaaaattagtttttaaattcaGTTTAACTTGAGCATTATATTGAACTTGTTGACTCAGTTCAattcaatttggatattatattTCCTCTTAAATTTAGTTCAACACGATGAAAAAACTTCAATTCAATTCACTTCCAATAGATTACAATGCCCTAGTTATAACTAATACACTTGGTGAATAATGATAAAACTATGGGACAACTATAttcaatttgaatttatatGTTACTTCTTTGATcttacatatttatttataactaaCTTGTGATAGCTGACATGCTTAAGAAAGAATTTCCAATGGCTAGTGATAACTAGCATGCTTAAGAAAGAATTTCCAATGGCTATCTTCTTATAAGGTGTGCAACACACATTTTAAGAGTGGAATTCATGTTTCTGAAATATTCATACAtgcctaaaattaaaaaacataaagaaaTGATACAGATATATTAAAACAAATGCACCACCCTCATGGCTCTTAAATATGGCCTTCTATTCCTTCCCAAAATCGGCATTATAATGTGCACTTGATTCAAGCTTTTTTGCCTCGTTAAGCTTCCTTACGGCCTGTAACAACGCCAAAACACCACAACACAAAATTATTATCTGAGTAAATAAATAAGTGGTTAACAATCTCGTCATAGAGTACCAAACTATGGTGTACGGAAAGTATTGAATCCTCCgttttggcttttttttttcCACTTCCAAAAACGCCAGAACTTGTTGACAAGCTATTCTTATACAAAATCATCAGTTTGCCAGTTTCTTGTTTCAGCGTTTCCATTTCCATGTAATATAGGCACCAAATGGAGGTAAATTCATTGTGTTGTAAAAAAGTTTATTACCTTCATAAAATCTTCATGGATAACATAATCACGTTCCGCACGAATTGCTGACATTCCAGCTTCTGTGCAAACATTGCGGAGATCAGCTCCATTAAAGCCCTGTTATAGTTATAAGAAAAACATTAACAATAAGGCCTCAGTAAACGTATCCAACATGCAAAGCCATTTTACTTACCTCCGCAAGTTTCACAACAGCCTCATAGTCAATCTCCCCATGCTTGGCAATGCTAGCAGCATGAATTTTCAGGATTTCCATTCTCGATTGTTCATTTGGCAACGGAATCTCTATTTTTCTGTCTAATCTTCCCGGGCGAAGAAGTGCAGGATCGAGCACATCAGGTCGGTTTGTTGCCATTATCATTTTAACCTATTATAGATAGACGagcataaatttattttatcttaagAAATTACTATATAGAAGTTGCCAAAGGTAGTACATGCTGACCGGAACATGACAGACACAAGTTTACACTTAAAACAATCAAATCCTATAATTTTTGAAGCTCCAAAGCTTAAAAACGAGCTATGGATACACATTTTATGAGAAGAGACCCCATTTTATAGAGCCCAGCAGAACACATTTCAGTGGCGTTAAAGAACTCGAATTATCAGGGATTGTCCAGAAGCATGCCTTCTATATCGACATAAATGTCCAGATGTACTCACATTCACAGATAGACCATTCTTAATACCCCCATCAAACTGTTGCAGCAATAAAAGTTTCATTTGCAAATGCATATAAATTAGCCATATAAGTGAATTCATGCAGGTATTATTTGGCTCAACTTTTCTGCTTTTGCTAATGGATTTCGCTTTAACAGGGACAACAGATGTATATGCAAAATGATTACAAGAAGACAAACAGGGATATACTTCCGAAAGAACAgccaaccaaaatgaaaaatctCCATTGCTTATGTGTGAAACTATGAAGGAAATAAAAATGTCAGGCTGGGTTATAATGTGTAAACTAAAAAATACCTTCCCAAGCTGATCAAACCCGTCAAGTTGATTAAGTAACTCCATTAGAGTTCTTTGAATTTCACGATCTGCGCTTGTACCCTCACTAAAACGGCGTCCACCAATGGCATCAATCTCATCCATAAAAATGATGCAGGgctacaaaagaaaaagaaaataaatttaaaaatccagTGGAGCCATGAACCACACAGGAATAGCAAGATTAGAAAAAACCAGGATACTTACTTGGTGATCACGtgcatatccaaacatttctcgaATCAACCTAGCACTTTCGCCAATGTATTTGTCAATAATGGCACTTGAAACAACCTTCATTCAGATGTAAAGTACATGTTAACAGGAGCCAAAAATAAGGGAAGGATGCTTGTTAAAGGAAAAAACATTGACCTTTAAGAAGTTGGCATCTATGTTACTTGCGATAGCCCTGGCCAATAGCGTCTTTCCTGTACCAGGAGGGCCATAAAGAAGAACACCCTAAAGCAGAGAGGACAAGAGCTTCAGAGAAATATCAACTACTTTATCCTCATGGACATGAATGCCAAAAAGTTATCTAATGCAAAAAACACAAAGAACCAATTATCACCTTGGGAGGTTTAATTCCAACTCTGAGGAAAAGCTCAGGGTTCATCAGAGGTAGCTCAATGGACTCCCTCAAATCTCTGATTTGGTCAGATAAACCACCCACAGCCGAGTAGCTGACGTTGCCAGGATCTTCATGCAACATATTATAAACAACTGGATCAACCTGTAAGCAAAAGCCACAAATTGCTAGATATCACGCATCCTATAATAAGAAATAAGTAATTCAAATACAACTGTGCTGCTTAGGGGGAAATAAATTCCATTAACCAGAACAGTTTTCCAGCTCTCTGTCACTCTTCCAAATAACTTACTTCACGTGGAAGAGCTCGCATGATTGTGAGTGTTGTCATGTCAAGAACAACCCTAGTTCCTGCAATTAGTTTTTCCTTGTCCACTTTGCTGCGGCACCCAACCACATAACGGGGTCCACTACTTGCTTTAACAATCActgaaacataaaaaaaaaaaaaaccattacTCTGTGTCCATAAACTAAGTCCTACAGGCATAGAAACCAAACAAaggagaaaataattaaatgagatGCAGAACCAAAGACTGCAAGAGGCAACATTTATGCTAATTGTACTCTATGAAATGGATAAACTGTAAGAAAAAAGGGCATATGAATGTAAGCATAACCTAGGTCACAAGAATCATGAAAATTTCCAGTCACTAAACCATTCTCAAGTTGCAACATTTTGAAGCAACCAAAAGTGCAAAGATTGCACGTACACAGAATCAACAACGCGCAAAAATGTAGGGAAATTGGGAGAACTTACAGCGTTCATTGTCGAGAGGTCGGAGAACTTCTCCTATAATCTGACCAACACTTTGAAGAGACTTCAAATCATCCTCTGTCTTATTGAACTCCTTCTTTGCATTCCTCAAGTTCTCCCTCACTACCAAAAAACCCACATTTATTAGCATAATGAGCAAACGTCAATGCAATAACCACATACTATACAACAGATATTGAAAGCATATTAACACACCCAAGCAGAAGAAGTCTTTTAGCTACAAGTCTACAGCagttaatgtttttatttaaatttaaaaacaaatgtaTAATATTAACACGCAAAAAATTAAACCCTTTCTACAAAATTTCGTCAAATTAACTGCATCAAGCAATTCAATCTAGTTTATGGCAAATCATAACTAATAAAATCTAACCTATTGGGTTAAATTAGAGATGCAACGACTACTacaaaacgataaaaaaaattaatagatcgAATGACTAACAGGTTCGCACTCTAGACTCCATCTCCTTGTGTTGGAGCAATTTTTTCCGGTGTTCAGTCACGGAAATACGCCGGCGATCTCCTTCGCTGCTCAtgctttaaaataaatttgaacttttgattttttcttaTTGCCTTAACGATTCACAGAAAAACACGCTTTAAAGTTGGGCAAGGCAGGGATCTTTTTATATTGATACAAGATATGATATGCCCTTATATTTcagttcaaatatttttaagtcTATGTACTTAAATTATATGCCATTTAACcctaacaattttaaaatatgtacaACTAAGCCCTTATTCTAACAAAAATATCAGTAGAATTAGTTTAAAAACCTGGGTTTGCACTAACTTTTTTATACATTATATAGAATTCAAGAATATATcaatactttaattttttctgtccaaattttaaaaaattaattttttaatttttattaagtagcgtcaaaaaaaaaattattaagtgcAATTGATTGTTTTGCATTTAgattattgatggataccgaatcctacactaaatacaatggagccgagtcacaggagatccattctcaggtgataccggactcatAATGGAAGACCTGATTATATAAGGAAGACGACTGAATCCATAGGATCCGCCGATGAATCATTCAATAAgacgaagaccgaatcccttaagatccgcccaaagcgcgttaatccAGGATTCAGACAAATCGCCGAATCTACTATGATGTCTCGAAGTATCTTCCCATTTGGACACAATCTCCAACTTGGAAAGATCGGCTCTATCTTaagaagacgagactatttacgaaaacgttcctaaataggactcatgtctgaataaggtagatcacgccaaatcagggtgaatccctacaaagtaggctcaatccctacaaagtaggattcacttacctactataactctacaaggtatgcattcatctactataaaaggagcatgaggtatgcctagaaacACAATTACGTTCACAtgctcaaaacgctgctcaaagctctaaactgactttggCATCGGAGaattaatcggacaaccaccgtccggttagcttctaccctattttgcaggtctcattcaccggttcagaaagcagactccatcaattggcgccgtctgtgggaaaagcttaacttaACTTCAAAttcgaaggagcttttctgaactcaaaaaaaGTTTCATTGaggaagatgacttctgaagaaatgaacctgaaagacaaagcAAGGAACATATCGCAAGGGAGAAAAAGGAAATCAGTAGAATCCTCAATTCCACCGCCGGTGACTTTCGACGGGAAGGATTTCGGGAGAATAGCGGAAGCCCACAACGAGGCCCTGGTAGTGGCTATGATCATCGAACACTAGAATGTTGAAAGGATCTTAATTGATGAAGGGAGCGTAATAAACCTAATAACGAGAAAGGCTTACGAGAGCCTAAGAAGGGATCTAGCAGAATTATAGTGCGCGCTAGATTCAAGTTTCTTTGCCTCATTCAGCTTCCTCACATCCtgcaaaattgaaaagaaaatgtgTATTTAAGCACATCCAGCAACTTTATTGCAGAAAGCATGTAATCTGAACTTAGTTTCTTGTTTGTACCAATCTCAATGTCACACGATGCAATTATTAAACTTTAGAAAGCACATAAACTAAACTTAATTTCTTATTACCACATTTAAAAATTAGCATATAGAGAGAGATGAGATCCATTTTGGTAATAGAAATCATAGAATTACCTTCATAAAGTCTTCATGAATGACATAATCACGGAGAAGTGCAGGATCAAGAACGTCAGGTCGGTTTGTTGCCATTATCATTTTAACCTATTATTcataaacaaacataaaattttatcataaagATTACCATATGGAAGTTGCCAAAAGGGGGGGAAAAGAGGGTTTACATGAAGAGTGGTCACATGACATGCAGAAAATAACACTTCATTGTACTTAAATAGTCTACTTTATGAAGCTGCAAAGCTTAACCAATAGTCATGAATAAACAATTATTAGCAGGAAGAAATGCTTTTTCTGGAGGCCCAAGAGAATGCAGTTTATTGAAGCTACAGAACTCCAATTACtagaaaatgaaaaacaagCAAATTTAATCGCATATATAGCCAAATGTATTCAGAACCAGACCATTCTGAACTTGCCCATCAAAATACTGAACAATGAATTGTATTGTGGAATATGAATTACCAATGAAGAAAATTCATTAAGGtaatctttgttttttttttttgccttttACTAAATAACTGGGCTTCAGTTTAACAGAAAAAACATACCATGTGCTGCATCAAGTATAAGCAATATGATGGAAAGTAGACAAACACGCACCTACTTTAAAAGAGTAGACTACacaaatgaaaatgtttcaAGTGTAAACAATGTTAGATAAGGTTAAATTTATAGACTAAAGTACCTTCCCAAGCTGATCAACCCCATTGAGCTGGTTAAGTAACTCCATTAGTGTTCTCTGAATTTCACGATCAGCACTTGTTCCTTCACTAAATCGGCGTCCACCAATGGCATCAATTTCATCCATGAAAATGATGCAGGGCTGGGCAAACAGAAGCAATCAGTAGCATTATTGGTGGAATCAGGTATGAATGCCACagaaaatcaaatccaagttcCATTACTCTTACCTGATGATCACGtgcatatccaaacatttcccttatCAACCTAGCACTTTCTCCAATATACTTATCAATAATGGCACTTGAAACAACCTTCACAAAAATAAAAGCATGTGTTAAACTAGAGAACCACTTGCAGTCAACAGAATTCAGGAGACATAAAGGATAAGTTGGTAAGATAATAATTTACCTTCAAAAAGTTAGCGTCTATATTACTCGCATTAGCCCTAGCCAATAATGTCTTTCCAGTACCATGAGGTCCATATAAAAGGACACCCTGAAACACAGAGCATATGCAGTTGTGAGGAGCACATTAAGTAACTTCATTGACTTTGGACAAGGGAGAAGAGAACaagaaatacaaaataaatggaaTGACCAAATAATCACCTTGGGAGGTTTAATCCCCACTCTTATGAAAAGCTCAGGGTTCATAAGAGGTAGCTCAATAGATTCCCTCAATTCTCTAATTTGATCAGATAGACCACCCACGGCTGAATAGCTGACATTACCAGGATCTTCATGCAGCATATTATAAACAACTGGATCTACCTGTAAGCCCATGGCACAAAAAGATAAGACGTCGTGAGTTATATAACCAGCATGAAGCTCaaacagaaaaagaaaattgtaaATAAGTGACAGCAGCCTGAAAACAAATAACTCGCCTCGCGTGGAAGAGCACGCATAATTGTAAGTGTTGTCATATCAAGAACGACTCTAGTTCCTTGAACTAGTTTTTCCTTATCCACCTTGCTGCGACaactgataggagtatttttactcctatctttagcgtcgtttccgcatgctttattaacgttttatcacggttttatggtattttgtaTGCCTTATtgcgtgttttagtatttcaggtactttggagcattgcggaagcattttggtgcaaaagttggaaaagacgacaaaagcgatgcggaagctcgtttgcaaatctgaaaagctgacccctgggcactaattgaccaattcggactagctagaagcctcaaatgaactcgtgatcttcatgaaagttaaagtagacgtcctaagctttccaacggttcaagaatcgacttaatcggacatttctacaccgagttacgaaggtttgaagatcgaaatttggagcagaaaatggcagctcgaatcgggcttctcatttagcccaaggagttctattcgagcttgggcttgctggaatggggaaatcttagttcaagatgcaacaaggctttatttatttgctattttgggcccaacacatgtgtaaatgaatgtttgtctttttccttcttttgttgGTACTATATAAGGGgccttatctctattttaggtatagaagattttgctagactttattctattattgtacttttgaatcttctcctaattttagtcttc
This window contains:
- the LOC126686316 gene encoding 26S proteasome regulatory subunit 10B homolog A-like, whose amino-acid sequence is MSSEGDRRRISVTEHRKKLLQHKEMESRVRTLRENLRNAKKEFNKTEDDLKSLQSVGQIIGEVLRPLDNERLIVKASSGPRYVVGCRSKVDKEKLIAGTRVVLDMTTLTIMRALPREVDPVVYNMLHEDPGNVSYSAVGGLSDQIRDLRESIELPLMNPELFLRVGIKPPKGVLLYGPPGTGKTLLARAIASNIDANFLKVVSSAIIDKYIGESARLIREMFGYARDHQPCIIFMDEIDAIGGRRFSEGTSADREIQRTLMELLNQLDGFDQLGKVKMIMATNRPDVLDPALLRPGRLDRKIEIPLPNEQSRMEILKIHAASIAKHGEIDYEAVVKLAEGFNGADLRNVCTEAGMSAIRAERDYVIHEDFMKAVRKLNEAKKLESSAHYNADFGKE
- the LOC126687890 gene encoding 26S proteasome regulatory subunit S10B homolog B-like, which gives rise to MTTLTIMRALPREVDPVVYNMLHEDPGNVSYSAVGGLSDQIRELRESIELPLMNPELFIRVGIKPPKGVLLYGPHGTGKTLLARANASNIDANFLKVVSSAIIDKYIGESARLIREMFGYARDHQPCIIFMDEIDAIGGRRFSEGTSADREIQRTLMELLNQLNGVDQLGKVKMIMATNRPDVLDPALLRDYVIHEDFMKDVRKLNEAKKLESSAHYNSARSLLRLSASLWASAILPKSFPSKVTGGGIEDSTDFLFLPCDMFLALSFRADLSKLEIVSKWEDTSRHHSRFGDLSESWINALWADLKGFGLRLIE